A stretch of Gouania willdenowi chromosome 21, fGouWil2.1, whole genome shotgun sequence DNA encodes these proteins:
- the pikfyve gene encoding 1-phosphatidylinositol 3-phosphate 5-kinase isoform X2: protein MAADNKWSSSSSTEWSGDPPVVSPTSPSHLTQFKPLTPEQDEPPLRSAYSSFVSLFRFNNREEGRLPSPVSDKTDLSSPSPQSERRSWSVSPSHSVHSSRTQRKQHPELLRRTSTASDVSRKSDTPLSNHDPRTAVQLRTALKRLKEIMEGRSQDSDLKQYWMPDSQCKECYDCNEKFTTFRRRHHCRLCGQIFCSRCCNQEIPGKFMGYTGDLRACTYCRKIALNYAHSADSASLGEELSALSDSPLSVCVLEPSEPRTPVGGRKSSRNIFLEEDQTWQRMIHQEPQSGGLSSRLNALTEDVGKSPARKRSASVNNLSLDRSGSSMVPSYDSSVSPPTNRAVSGTKSGSKLDHSEEERKILLDSSQLKDLWKKICLNNTGMEFQDHRYWLRTYPNCIVGKELVNWLLRNGTISTRAQAIAIGQALVDGRWLDCVTHHDQLFRDEYALYRPLQSTEFSETPSPDSDSVNSLEGHSEPSWFKDIKFDDSDSEQQDNDCTAPASNSPSKRTSVSSFHSVADSDSASSINLNMEQNNVNFHIKKLSKNPHVSSSFAEQKEFLVSEDGGQNIVISDAFIKESLFNRRVEEKAKEMLFTPLGWHHSSLDQLREENGEKAAMERLLSANHSHMMALLQQLLYSESLSLSWRDIIVPVVRQVVQTVRPDVRNCDDDMDIRQLVHIKKIPGGRKFDSMVVNGFVCTKNIAHKKMNSYIKNPKILFLKCSIEYLYREETKFTCIEPIVLQEREFLKNYVQRIVDVRPTLVLVEKTVSRIAQEMLLQHGITLVVNVKPQVLDRVSHMTQGDLVMSMDQLLTKPRLGTCNKFYMQTFTLSNNELKTLMFFEGCPPHLGCSIKLRGASQYELARVKEILMLMVCVAYHSQLEISFLMDEFAMPPLLSHGAALPCLLETPPHHEQENPEKEPEEVLQDKQESASPSTFIQEGGEPGNTRTSSPFSSPPVPPLSICPPFIMEDEQDTDTLTTETLSVEEGDGSQTPKLFRDPLQDDTGMFVTEPVASSEDRLKTFSSVFKQELHDIILCISPFISFKEPFLLTTAGMLCPSRDYFPEQVYLSPLLNKDLKELDGRRKRQLLKEPAPSSVLANGSVPWRSCPVLPCHCLTSTRMVEQLSSSRDLARMLADYRAKGGRVQQREHGDPFNAPGKPPLRSDSEEERNCKLNDISWAPKMDCLNPINHQRLCVLFSSSSVQSNNTPNPCVSPWIVTMEFYGKNDLSLGVFLERYCFRPSYQCPSKFCETPMVHHMRRFVHGSGCVQIVLKELDSPVPGYQHTILNYSWCRLCKQVTPVVPLSNDSWSMSFAKYLELRFYGHQYSRRANAEPCGHSIHKDYHQYFSYNQMVASFSYTTVRLLEISLPRPKILIRNLGPSKSSLLQDLKDFSVKVSQVYQAIDDRLTSLKTDTFSKTREEKMEDLFAQKDMEEAELRTWIEKLQARLQSLDSSQQLQTLLESLVMKKQSLCETLQSWNTRLQDLFQQEKGRKRLSVPPSPGRHRPNNDDSKSALESSPRNSSPVVQNGDKEDRHLNTLPSNTVLPSPADTGAEPLTPGPSFSEQDSISLPEDVFDGHLLGSTDSQVKEKSTMKAILANFLPGNNYNPIPVPFDPDKHYLMYEHERVPIAVCEREPSSIIAFALSCKEYKTALDDQSKASSAGSEEGGSSVGESWTRGSPARPGEGAPPQQSRSSSEGEPSKDADSAEKQKKQSLNSHFELQFSDANAKFYCRIYYAHEFHRMREEVMESSEDDFVRSLTHCVNWQARGGKSGAVFYATEDDRFILKQMPRLEVQSFLDFAPHYFTYISGAVQQKRPTALAKILGVYRIGYKNSQNNTEKKLDLLVMENLFYGRKMAQVFDLKGSLRNRNVKTESGKESCEVVLLDENLLKLIHDNPLYIRSHCKAILRAAIHSDAYFLSSHLIIDYSLLVGRDDVTDQLVVGIIDYIRTFTWDKKLEMVVKSTGILGGQGKMPTVVSPELYRSRFCEAMDKYFLMVPDHWTGLGTNC, encoded by the exons atGTCAGCAGGAAGTCAGACACTCCTCTCAGTAACCACGACCCTCGTACCGCCGTGCAGCTACGCACCGCCCTGAAGAGGCTGAAGGAGATCATGGAGGGTCGCAGTCAG gacagtGATTTGAAGCAGTACTGGATGCCTGACAGTCAGTGTAAGGAATGCTACGACTGTAACGAGAAGTTCACCACGTTCCGTCGCCGCCACCACTGCAGACTGTGTGGTCAGATCTTCTGCAGCCGCTGCTGCAACCAGGAAATACCTGGGAAGTTCATGGGCTACACCG GAGATCTGCGAGCGTGCACGTACTGCCGTAAGATTGCACTAAACTATGCGCACTCTGCTGACTCCGCCTCTCTTGGGGAGGAGCTTAGCGCTCTGTCTGATTCACcactatctgtgtgtgtgctggagCCCAGCGAGCCTCGCACGCCCGTCGGAGGACGAAAGTCCAGCAGGAACATCTTCCTGGAGGAGGACCAGACGTGGCAGAG gatgATCCATCAGGAGCCTCAGAGCGGGGGTCTCTCCTCACGCCTCAACGCGCTGACGGAGGACGTGGGGAAGTCACCTGCCAGGAAAAG GTCTGCCAGTGTGAACAATCTCTCTCTGGACCGCTCAGGCTCGTCCATGGTCCCGTCCTACGACAGCTCCGTCAGTCCTCCAACCAACCGCGCTGTGTCCGGGACCAAGAGTGGCTCCAAACTGGACCACAGCGAGGAGGAGAGGAAGATCCTGCTG GACTCGTCTCAGCTCAAGGACCTCTGGAAGAAGATCTGCCTCAACAACACAGGGATGGAGTTTCAGGATCACCGATATTGGCTGAGGACCTACCCCAACTGCATCGTGGGAAAGGAACTGGTCAACTGGCTCCTGAGGAACGGCACCATCTCCACCAG GGCTCAGGCCATCGCCATCGGTCAGGCGTTGGTGGACGGGCGCTGGTTGGACTGCGTCACTCACCACGATCAGCTGTTCAGGGACGAGTACGCCCTCTACCGCCCCCTGCAG AGCACCGAGTTCTCAGAAACGCCGTCCCCAGACAGCGACAGCGTAAACTCTCTGGAGGGACACTCAGAGCCGTCCTGGTTCAAAGATATTAAGTTTGACGACAGCGACTCAGAGCAGCAGGACAACGACTGCACAGCACCTG cCTCCAACAGTCCCAGTAAGAGGACGTCAGTCAGCAGCTTCCACTCTGTGGCTGACAGTGACTCCGCCTCCTCCATCAATCTCAACATGGAGCAGAACAATGTCAACTTCCACATCAAGAAACTCTCCAAGAACCCACACGTGTCGTCCTCATTCGCCGAACAGAAAG AGTTCCTGGTGTCTGAGGACGGAGGACAGAACATCGTCATCAGCGACGCCTTCATTAAGG AGTCTCTGTTTAATCGTCGTGTGGAGGAGAAGGCCAAAGAGATGTTGTTCACTCCACTGGGATGGCACCACAGCTCATTGGACCAGCTGAGAGAGGAGAACGGAGAGAAGGCGGCCATGGAGAGGCTGCT ctcTGCCAACCACAGCCACATGATGGCgctgctgcagcagctgctcTACAGTGAGTCCCTGTCTCTGTCCTGGAGGGACATCATTGTCCCCGTCGTACGACAGGTCGTTCAGACGGTGCGACCAGATGTTCGCAACTGTGACGACGACATGGACATCCGCCAGCTGGTGCATATCAAGAAG ATTCCTGGAGGGAGGAAGTTTGACTCGATGGTGGTGAACGGCTTCGTTTGCACAAAGAACATCGCTCACAAGAAG aTGAACTCGTACATTAAGAACCCAAAGATCCTCTTTCTGAAGTGTTCCATAGAGTACCTGTACAGGGAGGAGACTAAGTTCACCTGCATAGAGCCCATTGTGCTGCAG GAGCGTGAGTTCCTAAAGAACTACGTGCAGCGCATCGTGGACGTGCGTCCCACTCTGGTTCTGGTGGAGAAGACGGTGTCACGTATCGCTcaggagatgctgctgcagCACGGCATCACGCTGGTGGTCAACGTCAAACCG CAAGTCCTGGACAGAGTGAGTCACATGACTCAGGGAGACCTGGTGATGTCCATGGACCAGCTGCTCACTAAACCCAGACTAGGAACCTGCAACAAGTTCTACATGCAGACCTTCACCCTGTCCAACA ACGAGCTGAAGACTCTGATGTTCTTTGAGGGCTGTCCTCCTCACCTCGGCTGCTCCATCAAGCTTCGTGGGGCCTCCCAGTATGAGCTGGCACGAGTGAAGGAGATCCTGATGCTGATGGTGTGCGTGGCCTACCACTCCCAGCTGGAGATCTCCTTCCTCATGGACGAGTTCGCCATGCCGCCCCTCCTGTCCCACGGCGCTGCCCTGCCCTGCCTACTGGAGACTCCTCCTCACCATGAGCAGGAGAACCCTGAGAAGGAGCCAGAGGAGGTTCTCCAGGACAAGCAGGAATCTGCATCTCCCTCTACCTTCATCCAGGAAGGAGGAGAGCCTGGGAACACCAGGACCTCCTCCCCgttctcctctcctcctgtcccTCCTCTGTCCATCTGTCCTCCCTTCATCATGGAGGACGAGCAGGACACAGACACTCTGACCACGGAGACCCTCAGCGTGGAGGAAGGAGACGGATCACAGACCCCCAAACTGTTCAGGGACCCCCTGCAGGACGATACTGGCATGTTTGTGACGGAGCCGGTGGCGTCCTCAGAGGACCGCCTCAAGACCTTCTCCTCGGTGTTCAAACAGGAGCTCCACGACATCATCCTCTGTATCTCACCCTTCATCTCCTTCAAAGAACCCTTCCTCCTCACCACAGCCGGCATGCTCTGTCCCAGCAGGGACTACTTTCCTGAACAG GTCTACCTGTCCCCGCTCCTCAACAAGGACCTGAAGGAGTTGGATGGACGTAGGAAGAGGCAGCTCCTCAAAGAGCCCGCCCCCTCCTCTGTGCTGGCCAATGGCAGTGTCCCCTGGAGGTCCTGCCCCGTGCTGCCCTGTCACTGTCTGACCAGCACTCGCATGGTGGAGCAGCTGAGCAGCAGCAGGGACCTGGCCCGCATGCTGGCTGACTACCGGGCCAAGGGCGGCCGGGTCCAGCAGAGGGAGCATGGGGACCCCTTCAACGCCCCAGGGAAGCCCCCACTGAGgagtgacagtgaggaggagagaaACTGCAAACTCAATGACATCAGCTGGGCCCCCAAA ATGGACTGTTTGAACCCCATcaaccaccaaaggctgtgtgTGTTGTTCAGCAGCTCATCAGTGCAGTCCAACAACACACCCAACCCCTGTGTCAGCCCGTg GATTGTCACTATGGAGTTTTATGGTAAGAACGATCTGTCACTGGGAGTGTTTCTGGAGCGCTACTGTTTCAG GCCGTCCTACCAGTGTCCCAGTAAGTTCTGTGAGACTCCCATGGTCCACCACATGCGTCGCTTCGTACACGGTTCAGGCTGTGTTCAGATCGTCCTGAAGGAACTGGACTCTCCTGTTCCTGGATACCAGCACACCATCCTCAACTACTCCTGGTGCCGCCTCTGCAAACAG GTGACCCCTGTGGTCCCTCTGTCCAATGACTCCTGGTCCATGTCCTTTGCTAAGTATCTGGAGCTGCGTTTCTATGGACACCAGTACAGCCGTAGAGCCAACGCTGAGCCCTGTGGTCACTCCATCCACAAGGACTACCACCAATACTTCTCCTACAACCAGATGGTGGCCTCCTTCAG CTACACCACTGTGCGACTGCTGGAGATCAGTCTCCCTCGTCCAAAGATCCTGATCAGGAACCTGGGACCATCTAAAAGCAGCCTGCTGCAGGACCTCAAGGACTTCTCTGTGAA AGTATCTCAGGTCTACCAGGCCATCGACGACCGCCTCACATCACTGAAGACGGACACATTCAGCAAGACACGAGAGGAGAAGATGGAGGACCTGTTCGCTCAGAAAGAC ATGGAGGAGGCGGAGCTAAGGACATGGATAGAGAAGCTCCAGGCTCGTCTCCAGTCTCTAGATTCTTCTCAGCAGCTTCAGACGCTCCTGGAATCTCTGGTGATGAAGAAACAGAGTCTGTGTGAGACGCTGCAGTCATGGAACACCAG ACTCCAGGACCTGTTCCAGCAGGAGAAAGGACGCAAACGTCTGTCTGTCCCCCCCAGTCCTGGACGACACCGGCCCAACAACGACGACTCAAAG AGCGCTCTTGAATCGTCTCCTCGGAATTCTTCTCCTGTGGTTCAGAACGGAGACAAAG AGGACCGTCACCTCAACACGCTGCCGTCCAACACCGTGCTGCCGTCTCCGGCCGATACCGGTGCGGAGCCGCTCACTCCTGGTCCGTCCTTCTCTGAGCAGGACTCCATCAGTTTACCAGAAG ACGTGTTTGACGGTCACCTGCTGGGCTCCACCGACAGCCAGGTGAAGGAGAAGTCCACCATGAAGGCCATCCTGGCCAACTTCCTCCCAGGGAACAACTACAACCCCATCCCAGTGCCTTT TGACCCTGACAAACACTACCTGATGTACGAACACGAGCGCGTCCCCATCGCCGTGTGTGAGCGAGAGCCCAGCTCCATCATCGCCTTTGCCCTTAG CTGTAAGGAGTACAAAACGGCCCTGGACGACCAGTCCAAGGCGTCCAGTGCAGGGAGTGAGGAGGGGGGCAGCAGCGTGGGAGAGAGCTGGACCAGGGGGAGCCCTGCCCGGCCCGGGGAGGGTGCCCCGCCCCAGCAGAGCCGCAGCAGCAGCGAGGGAGAGCCCAGCA AGGACGCTGACTCAGCAGAAAAGCAGAAGAAACAGAGCCTGAACTCTCACTTCGAGCTGC AGTTCTccgatgctaatgctaagttctACTGTCGGATCTACTACGCCCATGAGTTCCACCGTATGAGGGAGGAGGTGATGGAGAGCAGCGAGGACGACTTTGTGCGGTCGCTGACTCATTGCGTCAACTGGCAAGCAAGAGGAGGGAAGTCTGGAGCCGTTTTCTACGCTACTGAAG ACGACCGGTTCATTCTGAAGCAGATGCCTCGTCTGGAAGTCCAGTCCTTTCTAGACTTTGCTCCTCATTACTTCACCTACATCAGTGGAGCGGTGCAGCAGAAG AGACCCACGGCGCTAGCTAAGATCCTAGGTGTTTACCGCATCGGCTACAAGAACTCCCAGAACAACACGGAGAAGAAGCTGGACCTGCTGGTGATGGAGAACCTGTTCTATGGACGCAAGATGGCTCAG GTGTTTGACCTCAAAGGTTCTCTAAGGAACCGCAACGTGAAGACGGAATCTGGGAAGGAGAGCTGTGAGGTGGTTCTCCTGGACGAGAACCTGCTGAAGCTGATCCATGACAACCCACTGTACATCCGCTCCCACTGTAAGGCCATCCTCAGGGCCGCCATCCACAGCGACGCCTACTTCCTGTCCAGCCACCTCATCATCGACTACTCACTCCTGGTTGGACGAGATGATGTCACTGATCAGCTGGTAGTGGGAATCATTG ATTATATCCGGACCTTCACCTGGGACAAGAAGCTGGAGATGGTGGTGAAGTCCACTGGGATCCTGGGAGGTCAAG GAAAGATGCCCACGGTGGTTTCTCCTGAGCTGTACCGATCCCGCTTCTGTGAGGCCATGGACAAATACTTCCTGATGGTTCCCGACCACTGGACCGGCCTCGGCAcaaactgctga